A window of Parasynechococcus marenigrum WH 8102 contains these coding sequences:
- the egtB gene encoding ergothioneine biosynthesis protein EgtB, which produces MQLNTLLEVRDRSEALIDPLELEDLGLQGMADASPPKWHLAHTNWFFETFLLQPHLKGHEPCDPRWAYQFNSYYDSVGDRHPRPQRGLLSRPTVKEILRWRSRVNDGLEELLQAPDETSLQLLELGLQHEQQHQELLLMDLLDGFSRQPLEPCYHREADLSIQTASDGWLSCDEGLVSIGHRGTGFHFDNEGPRHRAWLDGFEIRNDLVSNGAFQAFIADGGYSRPDLWMSEGWSLCQQNGWIGPRYWRGVQEEFTLAGRQPLDPDAPVRHLSWFEADAFARWSDARLPTEAEWEHAAAVHGEALLHSHGVLWQWTASPYRPYPGFVAPPGAIGEYNGKFMSSQFVLRGSCWLTPPGHSRDTYRNFFPPASRWMAAGLRLAR; this is translated from the coding sequence TTGCAGCTGAACACCCTTCTTGAGGTACGTGATCGCAGTGAGGCGTTGATCGATCCCCTGGAACTGGAGGATCTGGGCCTGCAGGGAATGGCGGATGCCAGTCCGCCGAAGTGGCACCTGGCTCACACCAACTGGTTTTTTGAGACATTCCTGCTGCAACCCCATCTCAAGGGGCACGAGCCCTGTGATCCCCGCTGGGCTTATCAGTTCAATTCCTATTACGACAGCGTTGGTGATCGTCACCCCAGACCCCAACGGGGATTACTGAGTCGGCCCACCGTCAAGGAGATCCTGCGCTGGCGCTCACGGGTGAATGACGGTCTGGAGGAATTGCTCCAAGCACCCGATGAAACGAGTCTTCAGCTCCTGGAGTTGGGTCTGCAGCACGAACAGCAGCATCAGGAGCTGTTGTTGATGGACCTCTTGGATGGCTTCAGCCGTCAACCGCTGGAACCTTGCTATCACCGTGAGGCAGACCTCAGCATCCAGACCGCATCCGACGGATGGCTGAGCTGCGACGAAGGTTTGGTGTCCATCGGCCATAGGGGAACGGGCTTCCACTTCGACAACGAAGGTCCCCGTCATCGCGCGTGGCTGGATGGGTTCGAGATCCGCAATGACCTGGTGAGCAATGGCGCGTTCCAGGCCTTCATCGCGGACGGTGGTTACTCGCGCCCGGATCTCTGGATGAGTGAAGGCTGGAGCCTCTGTCAGCAGAACGGCTGGATCGGCCCGCGCTACTGGCGTGGTGTACAGGAGGAATTCACCCTGGCCGGCCGCCAGCCGCTGGATCCGGATGCTCCTGTGCGGCACTTGAGCTGGTTTGAAGCGGATGCCTTCGCCCGCTGGAGTGATGCCCGTCTGCCGACCGAAGCTGAGTGGGAGCACGCCGCTGCGGTGCACGGCGAAGCCCTGCTCCACAGCCATGGGGTGTTGTGGCAGTGGACAGCAAGCCCATATCGCCCCTACCCCGGTTTTGTGGCACCGCCCGGCGCCATCGGCGAATACAACGGCAAATTCATGAGTTCTCAGTTTGTGCTGCGGGGCAGTTGCTGGCTGACGCCCCCCGGCCATAGCCGCGATACCTACAGAAATTTCTTCCCACCCGCCAGCCGTTGGATGGCCGCAGGCCTGCGGCTGGCGCGATGA
- the smpB gene encoding SsrA-binding protein SmpB, giving the protein MAKGGAKKAAAAAARAAANRMLADNRQARHQYEILETLETGIELVGTEVKSIRNGKANLRDGFCLIRNGELQLHNVHISPHSHAGAYFNHDPLRTRKLLAHRREIDKLRGQLDQKGLALIPLNIHLKGSWIKLTIGLGKGRKLHDKRAAEKEKQSKKEVKAAIARF; this is encoded by the coding sequence ATGGCCAAGGGGGGAGCGAAAAAAGCAGCCGCAGCCGCGGCCCGTGCCGCAGCCAATCGGATGCTGGCGGACAATCGTCAGGCCAGGCACCAGTACGAAATCCTAGAAACCCTGGAAACGGGCATTGAACTGGTGGGGACCGAAGTGAAGTCGATCCGCAACGGAAAGGCCAACCTGCGGGACGGCTTCTGTCTGATCCGCAACGGTGAACTGCAACTGCACAACGTGCACATCTCACCCCACAGCCATGCAGGCGCTTACTTCAACCACGACCCGCTACGCACCCGCAAGCTGTTGGCCCACCGCCGCGAAATCGACAAGCTGCGCGGTCAACTCGATCAGAAAGGCCTCGCCCTGATCCCTTTGAACATCCACCTCAAGGGTTCCTGGATCAAGCTCACGATTGGGCTGGGCAAAGGCCGCAAGTTGCACGACAAGCGCGCTGCCGAGAAGGAGAAGCAATCGAAGAAAGAGGTGAAAGCGGCGATAGCCCGCTTCTGA